The following DNA comes from Vicinamibacterales bacterium.
CCCGCCGGCCTCCAGGGTCTCGTCGGCCAGGACGGTGTGGTGGCGGATCGCAATCGTCTGGGCGTAGGGCCCACCAGCGGACGTGACACGAACGGCAGCCATGCGACCGAGCGTACCTCAGCCGCGAGCCCGCCGTCAGCCGCGGTTGATCATGAACGACGCCATGTGCTGGAAGAACGGGCGGAGCACGGCCGCCGCGTCGTCGGGAATCTCCGCCTCGGCCAACGCGCGCTCCATCAGCGCGACCCAGCGGTTGCGTCCGTCCACGTCGATGGCGAAGGGCATGTGGCGCATGCGCAGCCTGGGATGCCCGCGCTGCTCGATATAGCGGGGCGGTCCGCCGAAGCGGCCCACCAGGAAGTCCCGCAGCCGCGCCTC
Coding sequences within:
- a CDS encoding globin; the encoded protein is MAVPIDEGEVYARIGEEGFARLVRAFYAQVPGDDILGPMYPHDDLEGAEARLRDFLVGRFGGPPRYIEQRGHPRLRMRHMPFAIDVDGRNRWVALMERALAEAEIPDDAAAVLRPFFQHMASFMINRG